The following proteins are encoded in a genomic region of Actinomadura sp. NAK00032:
- a CDS encoding GntR family transcriptional regulator, which produces MSQGGRGIFELSPDKPGSRRTLADTAAAELHRMILAGELPAGSPLRLTDLAGQLDMSPMPVRDAMRRLEALGLVEIIPHKGAKVRELSEADLRDTYEVRVELESLAVGRAALHFDAEAAGRAERALEEHESLLANGDVEGARRAHTEFHFTIYHASGSRWLPRAIEPVWQNNERYRFASKPDAERRRLSHAEHRAILDACIAGDPDRATAALRDHLEGAMRRILAGMARSTP; this is translated from the coding sequence GTGAGCCAGGGCGGACGCGGCATCTTCGAACTCTCCCCGGACAAACCCGGCTCGCGGCGCACCCTCGCCGACACGGCCGCGGCCGAGCTGCACCGGATGATCCTGGCCGGCGAGCTGCCGGCCGGGTCGCCGCTGCGGCTCACCGATCTCGCCGGGCAGCTCGACATGAGCCCGATGCCGGTGCGCGACGCGATGCGCCGGCTGGAGGCGCTGGGCCTGGTGGAGATCATCCCGCACAAGGGGGCGAAGGTGCGGGAGCTCAGTGAGGCCGACCTCCGCGACACCTACGAGGTCCGCGTCGAGCTGGAGTCCCTGGCGGTGGGACGGGCGGCGCTGCATTTCGACGCGGAGGCGGCCGGCCGCGCGGAGCGCGCGCTCGAAGAGCACGAGTCATTGCTGGCCAATGGCGATGTCGAGGGCGCACGGCGGGCGCACACCGAATTCCACTTCACCATTTACCACGCGTCCGGTTCGCGCTGGCTGCCGAGGGCGATCGAGCCGGTGTGGCAGAACAACGAACGGTACCGTTTCGCCTCCAAACCGGATGCCGAGCGGCGCCGCCTCAGCCACGCGGAGCATCGCGCCATTCTGGACGCGTGCATCGCGGGCGACCCCGACCGCGCCACCGCCGCCCTGCGCGACCATCTGGAAGGGGCCATGAGGCGGATCCTCGCGGGCATGGCCCGCTCGACCCCCTGA
- a CDS encoding fumarylacetoacetate hydrolase family protein: protein MRLAAIRFEGGIRTAVVEGDHAAVLPATAPTPDDVVRGGAEAREAVSAAAQVAPREPLDGLDLLAPLRRFNRDVLCTGWNYWDHYEESMGKREGQDPEQPPSHPTFFTKGPDTVIGPRDAIAWDPELSAKWDYEAEVALVIGRDGRSIPEERALDHVAGYLVANDVSQRDLQRAHGGQWLKGKSIDRTMPLGPWLTTADEVPDPHDLAITFDLNGRRLQQASTAQTAFSFARIIAELSWGMTLRAGDVVLTGTPSGIGNAREPQIFLAEGDELLTRVEGLGELRNRVARVSLTS, encoded by the coding sequence ATGCGGCTGGCCGCGATCCGCTTCGAGGGCGGGATCCGCACCGCCGTCGTGGAGGGCGACCACGCCGCGGTGCTGCCCGCCACGGCGCCCACCCCCGACGACGTCGTGCGCGGCGGCGCCGAAGCCCGCGAGGCCGTCTCCGCGGCCGCGCAGGTCGCGCCCCGGGAGCCGCTGGACGGCCTGGACCTGCTCGCGCCGCTGCGCAGGTTCAACCGCGACGTGCTGTGCACCGGCTGGAACTACTGGGACCACTACGAGGAGTCCATGGGGAAGCGGGAGGGGCAGGACCCCGAGCAGCCCCCGTCCCACCCGACCTTCTTCACCAAGGGCCCCGACACGGTGATCGGCCCGCGCGACGCCATCGCGTGGGACCCGGAGCTGTCCGCGAAGTGGGACTACGAGGCGGAGGTGGCGCTGGTCATCGGCCGCGACGGCAGGTCGATCCCGGAGGAGCGGGCGCTCGACCACGTGGCGGGCTACCTGGTCGCCAACGACGTCTCGCAGCGCGACCTGCAGCGGGCGCACGGCGGCCAGTGGCTGAAGGGCAAGAGCATCGACCGCACGATGCCGCTCGGGCCGTGGCTCACCACCGCCGACGAGGTCCCCGACCCGCACGACCTGGCGATCACGTTCGACCTGAACGGCAGGCGCCTGCAGCAGGCGAGCACGGCGCAGACCGCCTTCTCGTTCGCCCGGATCATCGCCGAGCTGAGCTGGGGGATGACGCTGCGCGCCGGTGACGTCGTGCTGACCGGCACGCCCAGCGGGATCGGCAACGCGCGCGAGCCGCAGATCTTCCTCGCCGAGGGGGACGAGCTGCTCACCCGCGTCGAGGGGCTCGGGGAACTGCGCAACCGCGTGGCCCGCGTGTCCCTCACGTCCTAG
- a CDS encoding RidA family protein: MPKQEIRTAELAPPNGHFAQATMAEARGRLVFISGMTARNKDGGVTGVGDVSAQTHQVCQNLKAAVEAAGGTLDDIARVDVYVRNMEDFAAIHEVRRQYFTGVSPASTLVEVAKFVNKDYLIEINAIAVVADGDG, encoded by the coding sequence ATGCCCAAGCAAGAGATCAGGACCGCCGAGCTGGCTCCGCCCAACGGCCACTTCGCGCAGGCGACCATGGCCGAGGCCCGCGGCCGCCTGGTCTTCATCTCCGGAATGACCGCGCGCAACAAGGACGGCGGTGTCACCGGGGTCGGCGACGTCTCCGCCCAGACGCACCAGGTGTGCCAGAACCTCAAGGCCGCGGTCGAGGCCGCCGGCGGCACCCTCGACGACATCGCCCGGGTCGACGTCTACGTCCGCAACATGGAGGACTTCGCCGCGATCCACGAGGTCCGCAGGCAGTACTTCACCGGGGTGTCGCCCGCGTCGACGCTGGTCGAGGTGGCGAAGTTCGTCAACAAGGACTACCTCATCGAGATCAACGCGATCGCCGTGGTCGCGGACGGGGACGGCTGA
- a CDS encoding cupin domain-containing protein, which produces MSEQPCPPGVPEEEWENNLSEPAAYSGEAPDRSREQDVAGPDGEVMGRFREILLNTGDLDWVDKTLAGLSQKMLWRNDETGASIALVRFKKGAGIPSRHSHASNQFMFCLQGRYTYVPTGLTLTSGSLYWNPKGSLHGPTLAEEDTVLLEIYDGPHYPTQPDWYDSAADAR; this is translated from the coding sequence TTGTCTGAGCAGCCGTGCCCTCCGGGCGTCCCGGAGGAGGAGTGGGAGAACAACCTCTCCGAGCCCGCCGCCTACAGCGGGGAGGCTCCGGACCGTTCCCGCGAGCAGGACGTCGCGGGCCCCGACGGCGAGGTCATGGGCCGATTCCGGGAGATCCTCCTCAACACCGGCGACCTCGACTGGGTCGACAAGACCCTCGCCGGCCTCTCGCAGAAGATGCTGTGGCGCAACGACGAGACGGGGGCGTCGATCGCCCTGGTCCGCTTCAAGAAGGGCGCGGGCATCCCGTCCCGGCACTCGCACGCCTCCAACCAGTTCATGTTCTGCCTGCAAGGCCGCTACACCTACGTGCCGACCGGGCTGACCCTCACGTCCGGGTCCCTCTACTGGAACCCCAAGGGCAGCCTGCACGGGCCGACGCTCGCCGAGGAGGACACCGTCCTGCTCGAGATCTACGACGGCCCCCACTACCCGACCCAGCCCGACTGGTACGACAGCGCGGCCGACGCCCGCTGA
- a CDS encoding amidohydrolase family protein produces MGGIDLHTHLAPVLTGPEIAGLPGVSLDGGRLAVDGSHGGPPRLGRPHALEAWLGERSLDAAVVSAPPPFFRQHLPGDEAARWVRALNGGMRRAVAGRPALLPMAYLPLEHPQVAVAELGRLLAEDGWAGFAAAAGGRSVSLADPSLEPLWRLLAEDGRPVMLHPGHSPDDRLGEFYLANLLGNPSETAVAVAQLLFGEVVDRHPGLRFLLVHGGGCVPAVLGRWQRGADTGRPGVPALARPLREVLRGSFYTDCLTHDPDVADLAVRVFGADRVVLGSDWPFPMGSDDPAALLSHRDAGLVRRVGEDNARTLLGKSGHAAAGSEPRP; encoded by the coding sequence ATGGGCGGCATCGATCTGCACACCCACCTCGCGCCCGTCCTGACCGGGCCCGAGATCGCCGGGCTGCCCGGCGTCTCCCTCGACGGCGGACGCCTCGCGGTGGACGGCTCGCACGGCGGTCCACCGCGGCTCGGCCGGCCGCACGCCCTGGAGGCGTGGCTGGGTGAGCGGTCCCTGGACGCCGCGGTGGTCTCCGCGCCGCCGCCGTTCTTCCGCCAGCACCTGCCCGGCGACGAGGCCGCGCGCTGGGTGCGGGCGCTGAACGGCGGCATGCGGCGGGCCGTGGCGGGGCGGCCGGCCCTGCTGCCGATGGCCTACCTCCCGCTGGAGCACCCGCAGGTCGCGGTGGCGGAACTCGGCCGCCTCCTCGCGGAGGACGGCTGGGCCGGGTTCGCCGCCGCGGCCGGCGGGCGGTCGGTCAGCCTCGCCGACCCGTCGCTGGAACCGCTCTGGCGGCTCCTGGCGGAGGACGGTCGCCCGGTCATGCTGCACCCGGGGCACAGCCCCGATGACCGGCTGGGCGAGTTCTACCTGGCCAACCTGCTGGGCAACCCGTCCGAGACCGCGGTCGCGGTCGCGCAGCTGCTGTTCGGCGAGGTCGTCGACCGGCACCCGGGGCTGCGGTTCCTGCTGGTGCACGGCGGCGGATGCGTGCCCGCGGTCCTCGGGCGCTGGCAGCGGGGCGCCGACACCGGGCGGCCGGGCGTGCCCGCGCTCGCCCGGCCGCTGCGCGAGGTGCTGCGCGGCAGCTTCTATACGGATTGCCTGACCCACGATCCCGACGTCGCCGACCTCGCGGTGCGCGTGTTCGGCGCGGACCGCGTGGTCCTCGGGAGCGACTGGCCGTTCCCGATGGGCAGCGACGACCCCGCCGCGCTGCTCTCGCACCGCGACGCCGGCCTCGTCCGGCGGGTCGGCGAGGACAACGCCAGGACCCTTCTCGGAAAGTCCGGACACGCGGCCGCGGGGTCCGAGCCGCGGCCATGA
- the panB gene encoding 3-methyl-2-oxobutanoate hydroxymethyltransferase, translated as MTSLRPALEPATPGGRVTVRDIAAAKRRGEKWPMLTAYDAMTASAFDQAGIPVILVGDTMGDNHLGYDSTVPVTLEEVLFLAAAVVRGTGRALIVGDLPFGSYQRDAAQALRSATRLVKEAGVGAVKLEGGERSAPQIALMAGAGIPVMGHVGLTPQSVNMLGHRVQGRGETAARQLLRDARAVQDAGAFAVVLEAVPATLAAEVTAALDIPTVGIGAGPGCDAQVLVWTDAAGMTEGHAPRFVKRYADVRRSLRDVARAYAQDVATGAFPAPEHTYR; from the coding sequence ATGACATCTCTTCGGCCTGCCCTCGAACCGGCGACGCCCGGCGGCCGGGTGACGGTACGGGACATCGCCGCCGCCAAGCGGCGGGGCGAGAAGTGGCCCATGCTCACCGCCTACGACGCGATGACCGCGTCGGCCTTCGACCAGGCGGGGATCCCCGTGATCCTGGTCGGCGACACGATGGGCGACAACCACCTGGGGTACGACTCGACCGTCCCGGTCACCCTGGAGGAGGTCCTCTTCCTCGCGGCGGCCGTCGTGCGCGGCACCGGGCGCGCGCTGATCGTCGGCGACCTGCCGTTCGGCAGCTACCAGCGGGACGCCGCCCAGGCGCTGCGCAGCGCGACGCGGCTCGTCAAGGAGGCCGGGGTCGGCGCGGTCAAGCTGGAGGGCGGGGAGCGCAGCGCGCCGCAGATCGCGCTGATGGCCGGCGCGGGCATCCCCGTCATGGGGCACGTGGGGCTGACGCCCCAGTCGGTGAACATGCTCGGCCACCGGGTCCAGGGGCGCGGCGAGACCGCGGCACGGCAACTGCTCCGGGACGCCAGGGCGGTGCAGGACGCGGGCGCGTTCGCGGTCGTCCTGGAGGCGGTGCCGGCAACGCTGGCAGCCGAGGTCACCGCGGCGCTGGACATCCCCACGGTCGGGATCGGCGCGGGCCCGGGCTGCGACGCCCAGGTGCTGGTGTGGACCGACGCCGCCGGGATGACCGAAGGACACGCGCCGCGCTTCGTCAAGCGGTACGCCGACGTCCGCCGGAGCCTCCGCGACGTCGCGCGGGCCTACGCCCAGGACGTGGCCACCGGCGCCTTCCCCGCCCCGGAGCACACTTACCGGTGA
- a CDS encoding ABC transporter permease produces MTAASTGRRQVRRARPAARLNGRAADWGLPVLGLVAVVALWWLATIVFSIEKLLVPTPKDVFDSFTAQSGYLMEQTWVTLLETVEGFAVAVVVGIPIAMLIAGSRLLEKMIYPLLLAVNAVPKIAIAPILVVWMGFGQLPKVVMVFLLCFFPVVISTAVGLKSTPSELTELIRSYDAGHMQAFFKVRFPYALPQVMVGLKTAISLAVIGAVIAEFVGADSGLGFVIVQSGSSADTPLAFAAMVLLGIISIVLFYGLVALEKVLLPWAEANQ; encoded by the coding sequence ATGACCGCCGCGTCCACGGGCCGCCGCCAGGTCCGCCGCGCCCGTCCCGCCGCCCGGCTCAACGGGCGGGCGGCCGACTGGGGCCTGCCCGTCCTCGGGCTGGTCGCCGTGGTCGCCCTCTGGTGGCTGGCGACGATCGTCTTCTCGATCGAGAAGCTGCTGGTGCCCACGCCGAAGGACGTCTTCGACTCCTTCACCGCGCAGTCCGGGTACCTCATGGAGCAGACCTGGGTGACCCTGCTGGAGACGGTCGAGGGCTTCGCGGTCGCGGTCGTCGTCGGCATCCCGATCGCGATGCTGATCGCCGGGTCGCGGCTGCTGGAAAAGATGATCTATCCGCTGCTGCTCGCGGTGAACGCGGTCCCGAAAATCGCGATCGCGCCGATCCTGGTGGTCTGGATGGGCTTCGGGCAGCTCCCGAAGGTCGTCATGGTCTTCCTGCTATGCTTTTTCCCCGTCGTGATCTCCACCGCCGTCGGGCTGAAATCCACTCCAAGCGAGCTGACCGAGCTGATCCGCTCTTACGATGCAGGTCACATGCAGGCATTCTTCAAGGTCCGGTTCCCCTACGCGCTGCCGCAGGTGATGGTCGGGCTCAAGACGGCGATCTCGCTGGCGGTCATCGGGGCGGTCATCGCCGAGTTCGTCGGCGCGGACTCCGGTCTCGGGTTCGTCATCGTCCAGTCGGGATCGAGCGCCGACACCCCGCTCGCCTTCGCCGCGATGGTGCTGCTCGGCATCATCAGCATCGTCCTCTTCTACGGGCTCGTCGCGCTGGAGAAGGTCCTCCTCCCCTGGGCAGAGGCGAACCAGTGA
- a CDS encoding macrolide family glycosyltransferase, whose amino-acid sequence MPGTTIAFLNIAMHGRVNPTLPVVAELVRRGHSVTYHTSPAFGAEIEAAGAAVHLYPGGDQRLPDRPTPATLVDGLAAAAVRLLPGVLSDLRRIGPDLIVHDSACPWGAVAGRELQVPAASSFTTFAFNRHVPSPTRGSLGLLAAAAASPSVLRSYPRSRRELRRRFDTRGLPAIDLGNIRQPLNLVFTSRAFQPSVEEFDESYRFVGPSIGARPADPSFPAGRLRDPVLYASLGTIFTGGPRLLRAFAIGLATLGGTVVVSTGRTDPAALGPLPANVIARRSVPQPEVLARAALFVTHGGMNSANEAMYAGVPMLVVPQGADQPAVARRVVELGNGLSLRPQDVDEGPVHTLARRLLDDPRFRAAAATLQRAQREAGGPGRAADELERYLRPTGPASPSVPADPSRRG is encoded by the coding sequence ATGCCAGGCACCACCATCGCGTTCCTCAACATCGCCATGCACGGGCGCGTCAACCCGACGCTGCCGGTCGTGGCCGAGCTGGTGCGGCGCGGCCACTCCGTCACCTACCACACCTCGCCCGCGTTCGGCGCGGAGATCGAAGCCGCCGGAGCGGCCGTGCACCTCTACCCCGGGGGCGACCAGCGGCTCCCCGACCGGCCGACGCCGGCCACGCTGGTGGACGGGCTCGCGGCCGCCGCCGTCCGCCTGCTGCCCGGCGTGCTCAGCGACCTGCGCCGCATCGGGCCCGACCTGATCGTCCACGACTCCGCCTGCCCGTGGGGCGCGGTCGCCGGCCGCGAACTCCAGGTGCCGGCGGCGTCGTCGTTCACCACGTTCGCGTTCAACCGGCACGTCCCCAGCCCCACCCGCGGCTCACTGGGCCTGCTGGCCGCGGCGGCGGCTTCGCCCTCCGTCCTCCGGAGCTACCCGCGGTCGCGCCGGGAGCTGCGCCGCCGCTTCGACACGCGCGGACTGCCGGCGATCGACCTGGGGAACATCCGCCAGCCGCTCAACCTGGTCTTCACCTCCCGGGCGTTCCAGCCGTCCGTCGAGGAGTTCGACGAGTCCTACCGGTTCGTCGGCCCGAGCATCGGGGCCCGCCCGGCCGACCCGTCGTTCCCGGCCGGCCGGCTGCGCGACCCGGTGCTGTACGCCTCGCTCGGCACGATCTTCACGGGCGGCCCGCGGCTGCTGCGCGCCTTCGCGATCGGGCTCGCCACGCTGGGCGGCACCGTGGTCGTCTCCACCGGACGCACCGATCCCGCCGCGCTGGGACCGCTGCCCGCCAACGTGATCGCCCGCCGCTCCGTGCCGCAGCCGGAGGTGCTGGCCCGCGCGGCGCTGTTCGTCACCCACGGCGGGATGAACAGCGCCAACGAGGCCATGTACGCCGGGGTCCCGATGCTGGTGGTCCCGCAGGGCGCCGACCAGCCGGCGGTGGCCCGCCGCGTCGTCGAACTCGGCAACGGCCTGTCGCTCCGTCCCCAGGACGTCGACGAGGGACCCGTCCACACCCTCGCCCGGCGGCTGCTCGACGACCCCCGGTTCCGCGCCGCCGCGGCCACCCTTCAGCGCGCCCAGCGCGAGGCGGGCGGGCCCGGGCGGGCCGCCGACGAACTCGAGCGGTACCTGCGGCCCACCGGCCCGGCCAGTCCCTCGGTGCCCGCGGATCCGTCACGGCGGGGCTGA
- a CDS encoding ABC transporter ATP-binding protein — protein MIELKHVSQVFAGRKGEVHALDDINLEVRRNEFVTLVGRSGCGKSTMLRMIAGLLRPTSGTVTVAGDPVTRPRQDVSFMFQRSALLPWRTVLDNIMLPAEILRLDKQAMRERAHELLGLAGLAGFEKRLPHELSGGMQQRVSLCRSLIQNPKVLLMDEPFSALDALTREELSIELQRIKMEQETTIIFVTHSIEEAVLLADRVVVLSPRPGRLRKIVDVDIPRPRTLGRNAHADRVAEVSAELHELLMPTPAAEGAA, from the coding sequence GTGATCGAGCTCAAGCACGTCTCGCAGGTCTTCGCCGGACGCAAAGGCGAGGTCCACGCGCTGGACGACATCAATCTCGAGGTCCGCCGCAACGAGTTCGTGACCCTGGTCGGGCGCTCGGGCTGCGGCAAGTCGACCATGCTCCGGATGATCGCCGGACTGCTGCGCCCGACGTCGGGGACCGTGACGGTCGCGGGCGACCCGGTGACCCGGCCCCGGCAGGACGTCAGCTTCATGTTCCAGCGCTCGGCGCTGCTCCCGTGGCGCACCGTCCTGGACAACATCATGCTGCCGGCGGAGATCCTGCGCCTGGACAAGCAGGCCATGCGCGAGCGGGCGCACGAACTGCTCGGCCTGGCCGGGCTCGCCGGCTTCGAGAAGCGGCTGCCGCACGAGCTGTCGGGCGGCATGCAGCAGCGCGTCTCGCTGTGCCGCTCGCTGATCCAGAACCCGAAGGTCCTGCTCATGGACGAGCCGTTCTCCGCGCTCGACGCGCTGACCCGCGAAGAGCTGTCCATCGAGCTGCAGCGCATCAAGATGGAGCAGGAGACGACCATCATCTTCGTCACCCACTCCATCGAGGAGGCGGTGCTGCTCGCCGACCGCGTCGTGGTGCTCAGCCCCCGGCCCGGGCGGCTCCGCAAGATCGTCGACGTCGACATCCCGCGTCCGCGCACGCTCGGGCGCAACGCGCACGCGGACCGGGTCGCCGAGGTCAGCGCGGAACTGCACGAGCTGCTGATGCCGACGCCCGCCGCCGAGGGGGCCGCATGA
- a CDS encoding amidohydrolase family protein — MPSTLLSGARVWDGLADEPAGPQDVLVQDDRIRQIATRIEAPPGAEVVDLAGHTLTPGFMDCHTHVTITPDIMSVFTGSPTAMALRSLSVLRTLLMNGFTTVRDLMCADVGYGIVDLRDAVEAGWITGPRMRVAPHLISARGGHGDFSTVLAGQFQGSPPPLELAAADGPDEIRTRVRQEVRAGADWVKFAATGGFSSPGDDPGRTTYSAEEMAALVAAAADLGVPATPHCYGDEGARRAVRAGVRSIEHANLASAETLKMIEDAGVFVVPTQYTIITDARNAFNEGHWRGAPAFKPRKFQTYQQALLDGAENLAASEIKIAFGTDAGMFPHGDNWREFPMMVSNGITPARALKAATSVAAELLGLDDLGVLAEGRTADIIAMPGDPFADIQATGQVDFVMKDGEIHKRPA; from the coding sequence ATGCCATCGACCTTGCTCAGCGGCGCGCGGGTGTGGGACGGGCTCGCCGATGAGCCGGCGGGCCCGCAGGACGTGCTGGTGCAGGACGACCGGATCCGGCAGATCGCGACGCGCATCGAGGCGCCGCCGGGCGCCGAGGTGGTCGACCTGGCCGGGCACACTCTGACGCCGGGCTTCATGGACTGCCACACCCACGTCACCATCACGCCCGACATCATGTCCGTGTTCACCGGGTCGCCCACGGCGATGGCGCTGCGGTCGCTCTCGGTCCTGCGGACCCTGCTGATGAACGGGTTCACCACCGTCCGGGACCTGATGTGCGCCGATGTCGGGTACGGCATCGTCGACCTGCGCGACGCGGTCGAAGCGGGCTGGATCACCGGGCCGCGCATGCGGGTGGCCCCGCACCTGATCTCGGCACGCGGCGGGCACGGCGACTTCAGCACGGTGCTGGCCGGCCAGTTCCAGGGCTCCCCGCCGCCGCTGGAGCTGGCGGCCGCGGACGGCCCCGACGAGATCCGCACCCGGGTGCGGCAGGAGGTCCGCGCGGGCGCCGACTGGGTCAAGTTCGCCGCGACCGGCGGCTTCTCCAGCCCCGGCGACGATCCCGGGCGGACCACCTACTCCGCGGAGGAGATGGCCGCCCTGGTCGCGGCGGCGGCCGACCTCGGCGTCCCGGCCACGCCGCACTGCTACGGCGACGAGGGGGCCAGGCGGGCCGTGCGGGCGGGCGTCCGCAGCATCGAGCACGCCAACCTGGCCTCGGCGGAGACGCTGAAGATGATCGAGGACGCCGGCGTCTTCGTCGTCCCGACCCAGTACACGATCATCACCGACGCCCGGAACGCCTTCAACGAGGGGCACTGGAGGGGCGCGCCCGCCTTCAAGCCCCGCAAGTTCCAGACCTACCAGCAGGCGCTGCTCGACGGCGCGGAGAACCTCGCCGCGAGCGAGATCAAGATCGCCTTCGGCACCGACGCCGGCATGTTCCCGCACGGCGACAACTGGCGGGAGTTCCCGATGATGGTGTCCAACGGCATCACCCCCGCCCGCGCGCTGAAGGCCGCGACCAGCGTCGCCGCCGAGCTTCTCGGGCTCGACGACCTCGGCGTCCTCGCCGAGGGCAGGACCGCCGACATCATCGCCATGCCCGGCGACCCGTTCGCCGACATCCAGGCCACCGGGCAGGTCGACTTCGTCATGAAGGACGGCGAGATCCACAAGCGCCCCGCATGA
- a CDS encoding ABC transporter substrate-binding protein, which translates to MKVTWFARSVAVGGVVLMAAACGGGGDGEGGGSTDTVHYLTSFNTFGRDAFAYVAEEKGYFEEAGLDVDIKPGSGTVDVMKLLAGGRADFGAGDFTTALITIAKQKLPVTAVGMVHQKSLAAVVALEGGGIATPKDLEGKTVGDQPGSTNQVTFPVYAKAAGIDAGKVKFVPSAPPALPQLLATGKVDAIGQFVVGKPLVEKAAQGKKAVVLPYGDVLPDLYGNALLASSKIAEEKPELVKKFSAALFKGLRYSIAHPEETGEILKKRQPTQDAAVAAAEVRAMAPYVAPEGAAVGAVDKARVEENIRLLGEAGAISSKPAPEQVVDFGAAAQG; encoded by the coding sequence ATGAAGGTCACCTGGTTCGCCAGGAGCGTCGCGGTCGGCGGCGTCGTGCTCATGGCCGCCGCGTGCGGCGGCGGAGGCGACGGCGAGGGCGGCGGGTCCACCGACACCGTCCACTACCTGACGTCGTTCAACACCTTCGGCCGGGACGCCTTCGCCTACGTCGCCGAGGAGAAGGGGTACTTCGAGGAGGCGGGCCTCGACGTCGACATCAAGCCGGGGAGCGGCACGGTCGACGTCATGAAGCTGCTGGCGGGCGGCCGCGCCGACTTCGGCGCCGGCGACTTCACCACCGCGCTGATCACCATCGCCAAGCAGAAGCTGCCGGTGACCGCGGTCGGCATGGTGCACCAGAAGTCGCTGGCCGCGGTCGTCGCGCTGGAGGGCGGCGGCATCGCGACGCCGAAGGACCTGGAGGGCAAGACCGTCGGCGACCAGCCGGGGTCCACCAACCAGGTGACGTTCCCGGTCTACGCCAAGGCGGCCGGGATCGACGCGGGCAAGGTCAAGTTCGTCCCGTCGGCCCCGCCCGCCCTGCCGCAGCTGCTCGCGACCGGCAAGGTCGACGCGATCGGGCAGTTCGTCGTGGGCAAGCCGCTCGTCGAGAAGGCGGCGCAGGGCAAGAAGGCCGTCGTGCTGCCCTACGGGGACGTCCTGCCCGACCTGTACGGCAACGCGCTGCTGGCCTCCAGCAAGATCGCCGAGGAGAAGCCGGAGCTGGTGAAGAAGTTCTCCGCCGCGCTGTTCAAGGGCCTGCGGTACTCCATCGCCCACCCGGAGGAGACCGGCGAGATCCTCAAGAAGCGCCAGCCCACCCAGGACGCGGCCGTCGCCGCCGCGGAGGTCCGCGCGATGGCGCCCTACGTGGCGCCCGAGGGAGCCGCGGTTGGCGCGGTCGACAAGGCCCGGGTCGAGGAGAACATCCGGCTGCTCGGCGAGGCCGGCGCGATCTCCTCGAAGCCGGCCCCCGAACAGGTCGTCGACTTCGGCGCGGCCGCACAGGGTTGA